The Thunnus maccoyii chromosome 15, fThuMac1.1, whole genome shotgun sequence DNA segment TGCCGTCAGCATTTGTGCTGGCTTGGGGCAATGATGTCTTCATTGCATTGCTCTTCGTGTCGGTATTTGCGCTGGCTTGAAGTGTTGATGTCTGTGTGGCGTTGTTCTTCGTGTCGGCATTTGCGCTGGCTTGAAGTGTTGATGTCTTGGTGGTGTTGCTCTTAGcagttattttattatctttatcaatttttctcctcttgtttGCCCTACTCGTAAAACTCAAGATTGAAAAGTCAGAATCAGTTGAGTCATCTTCTCTTTCcaactttatttttctcctcttgttcACCATACTCGTGAAACTTGAGAAGCAATAATCAGAATCATTTGTGTCATCTTCTGGTTCCCGTTCTACATCAGAATCTGAATCACTTAAGGATTCATGTTTACCGTACTGATTCTGAGGCGTAGGTAGACGTAAAGCAGCAATCTTACTTTTAGGAAGTCTGGTCAAGACCACCACTAGTTCTCTCTTTAGACTAAAAGAACTTTTCTTGCAATCATCTTCATTTAGGTCAGCACTTTCCTCTCGCTTTGGGGGCAGAGGAGTGGGGCCGTTAGTAGCTGGAGGGCTAGGCACTTGAGTCTCAGAGAGAACAGACTCACATGGGGATGAAGGTATACTTCCtagaaaggaaaaaacaaacaggttaaaTTGTGGCTTTCAAACAAACTCCAAGAAGCCAATTTGCCTTGTTGAAAATGTCAGTTAGTGATGGACACAGACACAccaagtgtttgttttttcattgacTCAATGATTTGCATCTTACCACAGCCTTTGATAttatcgtcatcatcatcagaatCTGTGTCTCTGTACTCCCACCCCAGCAAAGAGTATTGTTTCTTCACAATTGCTTCACATGCTGTCACAGACCTGCAAGACACCAACAACATTATCAAAGAGAACATGAACAAGAGAACAAAAAGAAGACAACTGTACTTCAAGGACAGAGGAGGGGAACTCCACACAAGAGACGAGGAGCCGTGGCAGAGTGGAAAGCCCATTTGTAACAAGACAGAGGAAAGGTAAAGGTGCTAACATGATTGACAAGAACTTCTGAAAGACCAAACCAGCTTCATGTGTGGCTCAAGAATCAACTTTCCCTCTTAAATATCAAAGAGatacttttttctattttaaggAGCAATGGGGGATAAATGCTTCACTTAAAGGGCCTTTTCACACCTGAAAGTCTGAACCGAGGTTCGTGTTTTTGATACATTTGATCCTGTTAGTTTTGGTTTCCCACACATGAGCATACAAAATTTTGAGGCTGAATTTGCACTCCCCCAATCCTTAccatgatgtttgtttgttttttgaacacatttaacaGTGTTATTTTTTACAGGATAGTCATTTATATTCAAAAGTGTGTGCCCTCTCTTTATCAACTTTATCAAATTTGCCTTTTgagatttcactgttttttacTTTATCTCATTTGGGTTTGATAGTGTCAGTTTTGCTTCTGCTGTcttatgtgttgtttgtgtcttttcactTTGCTGTTGCCAAATATGTAAATCAGAATAAAAGTGGTAAAGCATAAAGTAGATACAAGACTCACTCGCAGAGCTTCAGGAAGTTGGCGGcttgtttctctctcctttccagCACAGACAGCAGTAGAAGGCATTTCTCTAGCACATTTGAGGATATCAGCTCCATCTTCTTTATCCTCTCCCTGATCCACTTCTGGAGCTCCTCTTTGGTCATCTCCATCTCATCCTCCTCCATATTCACTGCAACACACAAAGGTTTCATATGATGTGCTAAAGGAGAGGTGAACAGCAGTGGTGTAGTTGAGCGGTTGGCACTCCCTACTTTCTAAATTGCCAACTTAATGTAAGATAAAGTCCCTGCATGTCTCAAGGGCAGACAGCACAAGCCTCAAGCAACAGACCAGCTCTTTGTTCAACACCCCAGAAATGCTGGCCAATAACATATAAGTGAGAGTCccaaactcctcactgaccagACCATATAAACAACCTCCTGCAAAAGAAAGGATCGGATAAGGAAGCcccatctcctgcatggtcaccaaaccagaccactgacccaaaccaccTTTGATCCTTCAAGCCACAGGAGCCAGCAAGATAGGAAGACCAATTCACACCCCAGTGTGAATCGTAGGGgtgtagtctgctggtcgactggtcgattagttggtcgacATGCTCTCGTCTGACTAAATTCTAATTGGTCGAATAAactccgtgttattttcataaggagaaaagtgctacatcaaaagctttccaggagtaaaccattatttcctgcggcgggggggacagactaacaaattacctgtaaaaatgggggtgtattcaaaacacccctgttgttttcacaactttgaactcgcccaacctaatggagactgctgggtctaactgtactcaacgtttactgaacgtactgaacgtttctccataatgacacgAGAACCCCCTCCAGGccaaaaaactattttttaatatttgatatcgAGATCGATAACGTTTGGgggaggaaaaggttagtagtaagttgtcagtctggcagtaaatgtacagtacacactacagtgtgtcagttaataaatgctaaaaagtcacgtctgttgtttccccaaatgctggaaaagtgaagggggttagctccaaagttagcaacaatgggttagcataacctgaagacacaaaacagagaaatacagaacagagaaatgtgtggctgccgagttCACTGTGCATTATATAcgattttagtcgaccaagattttctttggttgactacagccctaggAATTGATAGTAGTTGgttatcataactcacctctaagagccattcacacacagagacaagctGGCACCAACTTAAAtcccactgtggattttgatgATTTTCAGGACTTGAGTGACCAACCCAAGAACTGGTCAGTGGGTAAGTCAGCATAAGGCactattgtgtcaaatctttgAATCTCAGTTGAAAAAGTTTCAGATCAGCTCAAGGACAAAACTTCTATTTGATGTTTCAAAAAAGACGAATTATCAGGAGTCAGAGTTCTGAGCAGCAAACTGTACTTTAATGCCAGGCAAAAAAGGAGAGCAGTTACAGTGTACACAAGGTCCACGCCTATTGTCCAACCTCTTCATACTAGCCAATTACACCATTACAATCCCTCTACATCACCTGTTGCAGACCCAAAGTCCCAAAAATAGGTTTTTGGGCTGAAGTGGTTATGCCTGGTATATCCAGTTCTATC contains these protein-coding regions:
- the LOC121913274 gene encoding histone-lysine N-methyltransferase SETDB1-A-like isoform X2, producing the protein MEEDEMEMTKEELQKWIRERIKKMELISSNVLEKCLLLLSVLERREKQAANFLKLCESVTACEAIVKKQYSLLGWEYRDTDSDDDDDNIKGCGSIPSSPCESVLSETQVPSPPATNGPTPLPPKREESADLNEDDCKKSSFSLKRELVVVLTRLPKSKIAALRLPTPQNQYGKHESLSDSDSDVEREPEDDTNDSDYCFSSFTSMVNKRRKIKLEREDDSTDSDFSILSFTSRANKRRKIDKDNKITAKSNTTKTSTLQASANADTKNNATQTSTLQASANTDTKSNAMKTSLPQASTNADGKSNTGGTSTPQGNRNTNAKSNTTNTSPKPANTNGALPVCIVSTLCQSSDKATKVLPSMPQEKITVGMNVLARRKAMSWKWGKIMEIVEREDGRLKYKINFEMKGKCLVSGHHIAFHCVPKVDQLYVGARVVVKCQGDKPKFSPGVLAELPIRKNRMRFLVFLDDHMPMYVGLPLLHLVCRPLTDPLDDIPNGIHKNFMKGYMKAWPNPPQTQYQVGRTLNVELNGVQKKCEVLQVDSSLVQVVFQEDQHKEWIYRGSMRLEHMITIRELMQLKKN
- the LOC121913274 gene encoding histone-lysine N-methyltransferase SETDB1-A-like isoform X1 — encoded protein: MALRVNMEEDEMEMTKEELQKWIRERIKKMELISSNVLEKCLLLLSVLERREKQAANFLKLCESVTACEAIVKKQYSLLGWEYRDTDSDDDDDNIKGCGSIPSSPCESVLSETQVPSPPATNGPTPLPPKREESADLNEDDCKKSSFSLKRELVVVLTRLPKSKIAALRLPTPQNQYGKHESLSDSDSDVEREPEDDTNDSDYCFSSFTSMVNKRRKIKLEREDDSTDSDFSILSFTSRANKRRKIDKDNKITAKSNTTKTSTLQASANADTKNNATQTSTLQASANTDTKSNAMKTSLPQASTNADGKSNTGGTSTPQGNRNTNAKSNTTNTSPKPANTNGALPVCIVSTLCQSSDKATKVLPSMPQEKITVGMNVLARRKAMSWKWGKIMEIVEREDGRLKYKINFEMKGKCLVSGHHIAFHCVPKVDQLYVGARVVVKCQGDKPKFSPGVLAELPIRKNRMRFLVFLDDHMPMYVGLPLLHLVCRPLTDPLDDIPNGIHKNFMKGYMKAWPNPPQTQYQVGRTLNVELNGVQKKCEVLQVDSSLVQVVFQEDQHKEWIYRGSMRLEHMITIRELMQLKKN